Genomic window (Numenius arquata chromosome 20, bNumArq3.hap1.1, whole genome shotgun sequence):
AGACCCTTTATGTAAGGCAGCAGGCACAAAAGCAGCCTCTTCCTCGCAAAGGCactgcagcaggggcaggagtTCTCTCCTTATAGAAAACCCTTCCCTGAAAATCAGTCTCATTCGGTCACCACAGACTTTGTAAACTGTGTTTCCCTTCAGCTGCGTCTTTCCAAGTCAGCACTTCCAGAGTTTGTCAAATAAGAGGCCAAAGCTCATCAATTCTTGAATACACATGCTAATAGGGGAATTCCAGCAACTTGACGATGCTTAAACCTAAAAACTAAGTATAATAGTCGTCAGGAAAAAgcgtttattaatttattttgataaGAGTAATGTCAGGGATTTCACTGTCATTGCACCACATTTATTTAAGGAGAAACGCAGCCACTTTGCGGATGGTGTCAACCAACAGTAACAGTTCAAGAGCTAACACTCATCTTCTAAAAATAACCCGAAAAGGTAAAATGTTTTAGATTAGAAATCTAAAGATATATTATTTGTTCAGAATAGAAGAGCACGGCTACAGACAAGAACAAGCTTTATTTTTACCTCCGTGATTTGCCAAATGTTATATCAAGGCATGAAATAACAGATACCGTCCTGCAAGACTCCACAGACCTCGTGCTCGCATTGAACCCCGCCGGGTGTGAAACGCTGTCAGCATCAGGCACACAACTCAAACCTCAGGGCAGCACGACTTAAAGGCAACAAACTGCTGTCTCAAGTGGAAAATGCAACCATCGTTTTCACTTATGGAGGAAACAGACCTCTCCCAGAAGTGAAGTGCGTACGCTTTAAGTGTTTCTGTGATGTTCTTCTGCCCAAACACCCCAATAATGAACTTCAGGCACACTGACAGCAAAGCTCCACAAGGAAAAGCGAAGCTGAAATGGTCCCTAAAAGAAAGATTAGCCTGAGAACTGCCCAAATCACTTAAACATTGAATTTCTAGGTGAACCACTACAGTATGTATACAGGCACAGAATGTGCATTTGAAGCATCCGTTGCTTGTGGGCTCAGCCATTCTATATTAAGTAAAACAGCACAAGGCTTTATTTCATTATCTTCCTTAgcgcagtgcttttttttttttgtttcctaacaACTTATTGTGGTCAGGGTTATATCTTCGTAACTGAGCGTAACATTGTAGCGTCATACCTAGTGTTTTAGATCACAAAATAAACTATAAGTTAAATTATATAGCTCCAACAACTGCTCCCACGCTCCGAGTCTAATCGTTCTGGTTAAGAAAAGGCAAACTTGATTTGCTTCAGCTTCATTTCGCCTCAAAATACGAGCAGTATTTCGCTGGTAGAAACCTAAAAGGAAGTCAATGCCACCCAACGGCCTCCCAACAGGAGTCTGTCACCGGGGGAGACAGCCCAGGTGAGAGAAGAGTTTTCGAAAGCGCCAAGCGCTTCAACAAAAGCGAAAACGCCACAGCAGTCCCGAAGCCTCTCCGCGGGGGAACTGTCAAAGGTGCTTTTGCTGTGgcccagcagcagccaaagccaaCAGCCGGGCGTGCATCCTCAGCCCCGCTTATTAGGTCCCAAGGGCACCACCCCGAGAGCCTCCCAGTCCCCAGGAAAGCGGGAGGTGGCTGGGCGTGAGTAACTCCCTGGACGCTGCTCGGGGCTCCCTTTTTCCCCGGCGGTCCCAGCTGTCGCCGGCCACCGCCGCtgtcccctgcccagcacccGGTAGGGtcgctccccacagccccccaccggctcccctccccgccgccgggcaccCGCCCTGAGAGAAGGACGCCGAGGGAAGGCAGGCCCCGGGCCGGTAAGCCCTCACCTCTCGATAACCGAGGCGAGCAGCTGCGGGAGCTCCTTCATCTCGAAGGCCGAGTAGGAGGCGGAGAGCAGCGGCCGCACGGCCACCTCCCAGCCCGGCTCCGCCGgggcccccgcgccgccgcccgccgccatcttgccgCTCCGCTGAGGcgaagggggggggagaggggggggggcggcggcggcgggggatggCGGGCCGGAAGCGCCTCCCCCCCGCGGCACACGCGCTGCGAGACAGGAAGTGACACACTGCCCACGCGCACGGCGCGGCTCCCCATTGGAGGAAGAGGGCCCGGCCCAAGCGCCTGCGCAGTACATGAGTCAGCAACTTTGCGGGCGGCGCACGCGCAGTGGGCGCGCCTGGGCGGAGGGGGGGCGGCGCATGCGCAATGGCGGCTCCCGCgcagcacacccccccccccccccccccccccccccacggtcAAGGtttaaaatactcaaaaaaagCTAAACCACTTACTGCTCCTCAGCACCGGGCTTTTATTGAGGCGTTCTGCCCGCGGGGAGGCGGCTGACGGGACACGGCCTCTCCCGGGGGCACAGTGCGCTGCCAAACTCCACTCTGAGAGTTTAAATCCATTatcctgaggggaaggggcgAGGGCCTTCGCGCCTGAACCCCGCTGTTGTACACCAAAGacaggaacatttaaaaaaatacaagtggGAAGTAGTCAACGCTGTCATAATAAATAAAGAACACGGAGTGGCTTGACGTTCAAAttccacccacagccccacagcgtaACGAGGGAGTGGATGAGGCCGCTTCCCACCAATGTCCACCCAGTTTCTAACCTTCTTCCTAAAGGAATCACCCAATGTCTCCTCAGGCCTCGGACACCACCCGACCAGTGTTCCCAGCAGCCAACAGCCCCTCCGTCCTCCTCTCACCAAGACGTCAGTCATGGCTGGCGCTGAGGAAGAGGTGAGGATGGAGAGGACACCTGTCCTTAGTATTATCTTCAATAACATGGGGGAGATGACACAATTGCAGATTTTAGGGCTCTAACGGAAGTTTGGGAGAGTTCTTATTTAGTCATAACGGACTGAAGTCTCTTTTCCATCTCTCGTCCATTTCTTCTCGCTGAGAGACACGTAGGCAGCATATTGTTTTCATCACAGTAGCAGCTTTTCCTCCCAAATATCTTCCAGCAAAAAACACAATATCCATGTTTGCATCCATCAGTCACACAAGCTGGAATTTCTAACGGAACCCAGCGGCAACGCGGGGGTGGTAGAACCTCAGGTACCTTCTCCAGCCTCGACCTTCCCCTCGCCCGCAGCTTTACCGCCAGGCACGGTTCAGCAGCTTCACCTGGGCCAGTCTCTTCGTGATCATGGTGGCAAAAACCAGCCCGAAGAGGACGCTGCTGATCAGCACGTAGTCGTAGTCGTCCTTCAGGACATCGAACTGCTTCGAGGGGTACACCCGGGTCTGGTAGATGTCCAGGCCGTAGGCAACAACCTAAAGAGACGAGATCACGAGCTGGTAATTCAGCTTCCAGCAGGAAACCGTATCAAAAATGATTGACTCGGGTCTATAATTCTGATTCAAAGAAGAAATATTGATGGGAAGTTACAGACTTCCCTGCCACAGGCTACGGTTTCGCGCTGCTCTGCCCACAAACGCCACAGCCCCACATTGAACCCTCCGCCTGTACTCACCAAACAAGTAGACTCCAGGCCAGAGGGGGCCGTATAAATCCCTCTCATCCGGGATATGGTTTGATTGTAGTTGATAAACCTCTCAGCGTGGATCTGCACGTCAGGGGAGTAGGGGATCAAGTTCTCTTctctgaaaggcatttaaagaaaaatcaaaacccgATCAAGCAGCACACGGAGGACATCATCTGTTTCCTGGTTGGATCATCACAAGCTGACCTCAACCAGCAAATTTAGCAGCTTTTCCCAGTGCAGATTCATTTTTGCTGCAGGACGAAAATGAAACACGCCAGCTGGGTCAGACTACACCGcagcagcctcctttcaggcttCTGAAGTTTGAAAAATAGGTGTCATTTTGAAAAACTTCAGAGTGTTCATCAGACTGCTGCTTCTAAGAATGCAGACAACAGGCTGATTTTGATAACAGTAAGATCTGCTTCATCCCAGACAAATTTATTCCGTCGTCACAGGCTAGGAACAAAGCAACCTCGCTTCATTTCATGCAAGAATTGACCTCAATCTGTCCAGGACAAGATGCTCTTCTTCACAACACCGTATTAGACACAAAATCCATCCCTCTTCCAAGCTGCCCAGAAATAGCAGTTATTACGCCTTCCTTACCTGCTTTGTTCTGTAGGGATCTCTGGACGGCGAGGATCCAGCAGAGCCTTTGGAAGGGATAGGATGGCCCCGGAGGGAAGCCCAACTGTGCATTAAAAGAAAGGCAccttaaaaatcacagaatcacagaatgctacggggttggaagggacctctggaggtcatctagtccaacccccctgccagagcagggtcacccagagcaggttgcacaggaacatcatCAGATGTATCATCAGATATGATGAAAACGGCCGTTTCTGACAGCATATTCCATCACCTTAACATAAATGCTCTCCCGGTGCTTAAACCTTGAACTTGCTAGGAGTCCAGGGCAGCCCACAGGCAGGATTTTTggcagaaaatttcatttttgcttcGTTTTCAACATGAAATCTGGCTCATGCAGGTAGCAAAACCACATTCAGAACAGAGCAGTGTGTGCTTACCCAGCAAGTGCCGGCTGGTGATGCCGCGCTCGGTGATGGTGGCCTCCATGGCGCTGATAGCGGATGGGAAGATGTAAGATTGCTGGAGGACCTGAGGTAAAATTGGGCGGTCAAGGGAGCTGAAGGCTGTGGCGTTGTACTGCTCCGTCCCCTCGTACAGCTCCAGCACGGTGAACTCGTTCCGACGTGCCTTCGTGTTCCAGTACTGGTACTGGAATGAGAAAAGATTTTTAGGAATACGAGGCAagaaaagtgtgaccagcaggtggagggaggtcatcctccccctctgctctgccctggggaggccccatctggagcactgggtccagttctgggctccccagttccagaaggacagggaactgctggagaggggacagcaaaaggctacaaagatgatgaggggcctggaacatctctcttacaaggagaggctgagggacttgggtctgtttggtctggagaagactgaggggggatctgatcaacgcctctaaatacttcaagggtgggtgtcaggaggatggggccagtcttttttcagtggtgcccagtgacaggacaagagggaacgggcacaaacttgaacaggggaagttccatctcaacatgaggaggaacttctttgctgtgagggtggcagagccctggcagaggctgcccagagaggtggtggagtctccatctctggagacattcaaaccccacctggacacgttcctgtgggacctgctctgggtgggacctgctttggcagggggttggactgggtgatctccagaggtcccttccaaccccttatcattctgtgataagtCAGAGAATGGTCAAAAAGTCTCCTCCCTACAGGTTCAGCAACTGCCCCTACCTCCCAAACATAAAGATCAAGACAAGAACAAGTTCTTACCACCACCCAGTTCTCTGAGTGGACCATATGGACAGGtccctttgctttcttctgtaCCGAGGAGTGGATGATCCTGCCCGTGACTCCATCAATCAGGTATATTCCAATGAAAGTGCGCTCATGATGCGTATCCGTGCTCTCTGTCACCACGGCAAGCAGGTTTGGATTCAAGGACtggagaacaagaaaaaaaaaacaactgaaacccCACTTCAGTGCCACAGGCACCTCATTTATCCACCTTTCATCTGGGACTAGGTGTATAATAAACGAAGTATCTTATTAGCACAAATCACCTGAAGAAATCAAGCAGATTCCCCCATCATCAGATGTTTGACCGATTTAATTGCTGCGTGAAAACATTTTATACAAGAGACCTCCACCAAAAGTAGCATCTCCTGCAGGGGGTTATGGACACTGATGCATACACAGAAACAATAGCACCACAGGGCCGTTCATCTCAACGTAGCGCCTAGAAAGGGGGCTGAGATCCCCCCGTGAGACAAGACATCAacaaaaaagtcaataaaaagtTCCAACGGCACCTTGTAGAGAACACTGCGGTCTCCCATCACACGGCCCTGGGAGTGCACGTGCTCATTGGACCTCTTCCCTTTCACAGTCACTATCCTCTGGACCTCAGTGGGAATGATcacctcccagctctcctccgtgctcaagtcctgccagaaaaaaaGCACGACGTAGGTTTTGTCTTGTTCTCAAAAGCCACCATCTCCACCACTAAGACACAGGgagctttctctgcttttaaattttaGCTTTCTTGGGCACATTTTGAGGTTTAGTAGAAGTCATGAGCTGAACTGTTTCTGTTTCAAGCAAAACTCCATGAACTCCAGAAAGGATCTACCGTTTCCAGAGGACATTTAGGAAAGTGACGTCACTTGGATTGTAATGCATCTCCCATACCCTTTTCAACCTGAATCCAGAGAGTTTTCCCTGCTCGGCGTCAACGAGATAAAAAAAGATAGAATGGGCTATTTCTTCTAACTGGCGAAGGACATTTTTAGTTGCTGGGAAAGCTGtaacctggaaaagaaaaattgaaacacaGGTTAAAAACCACAACTtagatacacacacaaaaaaaccccaaaataacacAGAAAGATTATTTCAAATGTGTTTATCAGGATAAGGTCTGTCTTACCAGAATAACCTCATGGTTTTGCATGAAATGTGACtcaagagcatttttttttttatcttgcttcAAAAGGGAGGGGAGTAATTAACCAGAACATGAAGAGAACTACCTCCAGGCAAAGCAATTTACCTTGTACTCATCATCAATCAAGAGTAGTACTTTGGCGTAGTCTTGATCCATAATAGGCAAAAGCAAAGTCTGAAGAATTGGACGCTTCAAAACAGGGGGAGCTACTTGACTTCTCTTCCCAAAGATGGGGTTAAAGACATATAGAAAGCTCATTTTGGTttcctaaaaaacaaacaagatgcAAACCTTATTTTTAAGACAGACGAAAGAGCTGGTTTGCTACCCATTACCTGCTGGTCTTGATTATTCCTACCCTGGATTCAGCTATTCCATCCTCAAAATATTCCGTTTGGACACACATATGCTCTATCCCACATTTCTCTATCAAAACCATACCGTGGCATTAACGCAGTGCTCAGGGCTTTAACTAAATCCTCTCTGAAGTCTCAACACGTAATAATGTCTGCTCCTCCCTGACGTATGGAGTACAGAACATGCTGCAGCCAGCTAAAGGTCAGCCACTGTAGCCTCACTAACGGAGGCCACACACGCCTTATCTCACTCAACCAAAGAAAATggatgaaattatttatttcaataaaagacTTTAAAACGAGCATCCTTAAATTTTTTAGGATTGTATCTCTGCTTCCCTTCAGCTCTCACTCTTCTCCCATCCCCACAACAACACGATACATAAAACGATATTCTCTTCTGCCCTTCCAAAGAGCAGACTTCCACGCTAAGCACGTTCAGCCGAGGGATAGAGGAAAGGGACTCACCTTGTCCTTTACAAGCAAGGTGCACTGCGGAGGGTGTGGGAAATGGGCTGTTGTTCTTTGCACCATCAGCTTAAAGGAGGACCCTGGTCTCACATTCCTCAGATACTGCTTCCAGAGGATGGTGCCAGAACTGCTTTCAATACCAAAAAGCTGAGCGGAGAGACACAATAAAGCCAAAATTTAGAACAACACATCTCTCACATTCAAGCACTGCATCCTTCTTTGGGACATGATAAAGACAGAAGAGTCTTACTCCCTCTCTCCAAAGCCATCACAAAACATTCTGCCCAAAGCCTGGCTAAAAACAAGTGGGAATTCAGAGCTGAGTCTCTTTGCTACAGTCTATAAACAGATTCCTACCCTGGCTTCCTCACCTTTCCCGAAGCGGTGACCATCACCATCATTTTCTGGAGGTTGAATTCATCTCTGGCCAAATTATCAATGTTAATCTCATTTTTAATCTGGCTCCGGGGTTTCCTGGCGTCATAGAACATCTTCCAAAGGTGGGCGGTCCAGGCTTGCAGCAGGATAAGCTGGGAGGACAGGCGCTTCAGGAACATCCCCAGCAAACCATCTGCAAATAGACCAACAGCaataagaagagggaaaaaaaaaaaaaaaaaaaaaaaaaaatcaatctgtcCCACTCCGTAAGTGAAATTACGGCCTCAGCCAGCAGAAGAAATGCTGCCATGCACAAACCTGTGATAATTCTTTGCCTCTGCCTCCCGCTCCAGAACAGCAGAGTTATAGCTATCGCTTCTATGACAGACTCTGGCATTTACCAACCTTTTCCCACTTCACACTGCTATATCTCATTCCAAAATATGCCCTCATCAACTGAAAGCAAACCTTCTTGCAGGGTACATCATCTCTTCCTTTGCATTCCTTCTTTCTGACTGGCAAACTCACAGCAAGTGCCCACCTAAAGCTTACCCTATAAAGTCGCTATCTCCCTCTGCGCTCATTACTCAGAGGAAGAGAAGCCCTTAAAGTAAAAAATACTTAATTCTGCCCATTGAGGGTTTCTGTTTAGCTTCTCAAAATAAGCAAAACACCAGGCTTTAACTATATTTCACCACTGAGGAAAGCAAGCAGAGAGATCAAGTTCTGCTAGGAAGCACGAGTCAGTATTAGAAAACACTGCATGCGGTCGGAGGTTACCTTGAATGGCTGCATCcaggacagcaagaaaaaaaacaaacaaaaaaagcaaaaacaaaagctATCACAAACGAGTTTTCCAGAAAGATTCACAAGGAAAGATTCATTTAGGACAGGTAGCCCAAATCCCTCCTACTGCtgctgaccctttttttttttttaacataacaatGTAATATGTTCATGGCACCTGCGTCTGGCACTGGACTTGAAAAGTTTAGACagaaatgggtttatttttgcTCACTTTAATTGCCATCAGTAGAAATTTGAATCCTAACTCTCAgcgaagaagaaaaagaaaacaaggaatacatctattcaggaagaaaaaacaaactcacAAAGGTAATTCTGTTAAATCTATGGTTTACCTGCTTTCTTTCCAAATTCTCCCTCCAGCTCAGCCTGGGCCCCTGTCAGAGGCAGATCCACCATCTCTAAGCTCACCACTTCTGCCAGCGACTCCTCTCTGCTCCAGACAACTTTTCCTGGAAAGGAAAATGAGTAGAATATTGGAAAAATCAACTTAATATGTGGGAATAGAGCCTTGGAGGAAAAATCATCCCTCGGTATAAAAGCATCTTCCAGTGGACCCTTAAAAAGCAAACCACTGCTCTTAACGAAATGCAAAATAGCATATAACTTTCTAATATCACGTGATTAGCtacttcacaaaagaaaaatactttatgcAACTACagccacagctgaaaaaaaaaaccccaaaggaacaATAAAAGGAATCTGATGTTTTAAAAGGGTTACAGTCATTAAGCCCATTTAAAGTAAGAGATACACAGCGTGAACACCTGGATGGCTTTTTAAACCCTAGAAAATTCAAGTCATTGAGATGGGACTTTCAACCCTTTCTGCAGATTAAGATTTTTGCCATGAGgatcttttctgaagaaattttgACCAAGATCTACAACAGGACTTAGATTCTCATCCTACAGTTTTGAAATTGGCAGAAAACCCATGGAATTTAAAGGCTCTGTCTGCACAAAGACCTGCAGAACCGTTTTATCAGACGAGATGTCTTCTGAGGGTGAATATTTCATGGGATTTAGCTCAGGACGGTTAAATTCCTTTTGCTAGTTTTAAAGGAAAGCAGTGATAAAATATAACCATTTGGGaattggaggtttttttcttgtcctacGGTGACAAGGTGTGTTAAAAATGGGTCAGGTTGGCTGTTTGTGCCAGTTACCTGGCTGCTGGAGGAACATCAGCATGTGGTCTTCTGTTTGCACCAAGGCTCGATAGCCCACGGAGTCATCCTTCTTCAGGAAAACTTGGATGTACAGCtggaaaagagcaaggaaaacagtGCGGTTAACAATCATATCATCTCCTTGGAGGAAACAGAACTCTTGGGTGAAACAAGAGCAAAGAGCGTGATCCTATGCAGTAACCTGGTGTGTCCACAGAATTTTTCACCTTGTCTGGAGGGCTCTACCAATCCTGCCAAATCAGGGCAGGGAGAACATTCCAAGTCTGATAAACCATGGGACTGAAATAATCTCTCACTGCTCACCTGCTGTGGCTTGGCACCGCTCTGCTCCAGGTTAAAGGTAATTGTGGTATCCAGCAATCTCTGTCCAGTTTCAACCAGGTAGAGATTAATATTGTAGGTTTGATTGGAGCAGGTTAAGGATTCCTATAACGAGAAGCGGAAAATAGCCAAGTTCAACAAACATGCCCCATTCCGCAGAAGGATTTCATATTCAGCAGGAACTGTGGCTTCAAGATATTGTTAGATTATATATACGGAGCTGCTGGAAAACATCAGTCTCCAAAAAAAATGGTGTAACCcctttttcattctgcttctgcACCCAAAGGAATAAAATGGACTGTCAACAACTTCTACTGTTCTGGGGAACAAGTGCACTTCGTACCTGCTTCCCAGAATCCTCCAGAGCACTCCCAGCATGAAGGCCATCAGAACCTCCCGGTTTCTGAAATGAGGATGAGAAGAGATAACGTGGCTTCAGACCCCAgtaaagagtattaaaaaaattacatttttgagtGCCTTGACAAGCCTCAGCTTGACTCCGAAAACAGACAGGAAACAGTTCCGTTCGATTCTATTCCTGATAAAAATTAAACCTTGCTAAGTCTGGTATCCCTGAGAACTGAACAGCTCGGAAAAGCCGATTCCTAGGTTATGTGTCCACAACACACAAGGCTGAAACAGGCCACACGCAGGACGTTACGCTTCACCAAGCCAGAGGCAGCCTTAACTGGGTATCATCAAGACCTGGTTGCATTATCATTGTCTTCGTATGTCTAATAAGCTAATTAAATTTTCCTCTTCCCAAAGTTACTACCTATCCCTGGGCTGTGAAGGAAAACACTCGTGGAACCCACCCCCAGTGCATAACCAGCGCTGTTGTGCTGGTTACATAGTACAGGCAAATTGCTCTCACCAGTTCACTCCTGCAGGTCAGGACAGCAGCCACAGTTTTCTCCCCAGTTGTCGCAAAACTCACCAGAgctgcctgaaaagaaaaaataaaataagaaaatagcagAAAACCATAAAACAGGCAAGAACATctcaaaaacccaccacaacctACCTCTGCAGCAAATTAAGCCACAGTGGAATTCAAAACGGATGATCTTTCACAGCCAAATTTTAAATTCCATTGTTTCACCACCGAAAAAAGAATTTCTCTCTTATAAGACTGAAAAGATTTCTCATTGTTGACCTGCCACAGGCTTTTGAACCATTATGTTCAGTGCTACTGAGCTTTTTAAAGCTCGTTTGCTTTTCAAAACCTCTCAGCTGGCCTAACAAAAGTCCTGCTGCACCACTGGCCACTTAGACGTGCGCGTCCCTCCATCCACCTCAAAACCAGGAAACTGCCCCAGCGTGACAGCTCTTGGGAACAAAGCGTACGTCTGGAAATATTTCAGCAGCTagtataaatgaaattaaatggttTTCAAGCCTTGCAGCAAGAGCACAACCGAAATGAGAAGCTCAGCAGCGTGTTCAGAACACTTAATTACAgaggtgtttgtttgttttaaagaattttaagctGTAGTTGGCCCTCTTGCTTAAGTGCATTGCTCTTGGTTACCTGCTGGAAGTCCCGAAGGTGGCTGAGCAGCCCGTGTTTGTA
Coding sequences:
- the EMC1 gene encoding ER membrane protein complex subunit 1 isoform X2, encoding MAAGLWALLLLPVAAAVYEDQVGKFDWRQQYVGKLKFASLEASQGSKKLIVATEKNVVAALNSRSGEILWRHVDKGTPEGAIDAMLIHGQDAITVSNAGRILRSWETNIGGLNWETSLDTGSFQVASLVGLQDAVKYVAVLKKAAISLHYLSNGHQKWVEHLPESENTQYQLLYSHGTGVIHVLGIVPQSHLNILTYSVEDGEITKQSRVAAPWLRSLNSVCSVVGEAVLVCVDMDTHSLYVCSLEKEQEMKQIPLQSLELEFADGFQPRILATQPSVTSASRTQFFLQLSPSHFSLLQYKHGLLSHLRDFQQAALVSFATTGEKTVAAVLTCRSELKPGGSDGLHAGSALEDSGKQESLTCSNQTYNINLYLVETGQRLLDTTITFNLEQSGAKPQQLYIQVFLKKDDSVGYRALVQTEDHMLMFLQQPGKVVWSREESLAEVVSLEMVDLPLTGAQAELEGEFGKKADGLLGMFLKRLSSQLILLQAWTAHLWKMFYDARKPRSQIKNEINIDNLARDEFNLQKMMVMVTASGKLFGIESSSGTILWKQYLRNVRPGSSFKLMVQRTTAHFPHPPQCTLLVKDKETKMSFLYVFNPIFGKRSQVAPPVLKRPILQTLLLPIMDQDYAKVLLLIDDEYKVTAFPATKNVLRQLEEIAHSIFFYLVDAEQGKLSGFRLKRDLSTEESWEVIIPTEVQRIVTVKGKRSNEHVHSQGRVMGDRSVLYKSLNPNLLAVVTESTDTHHERTFIGIYLIDGVTGRIIHSSVQKKAKGPVHMVHSENWVVYQYWNTKARRNEFTVLELYEGTEQYNATAFSSLDRPILPQVLQQSYIFPSAISAMEATITERGITSRHLLVGLPSGAILSLPKALLDPRRPEIPTEQSREENLIPYSPDVQIHAERFINYNQTISRMRGIYTAPSGLESTCLVVAYGLDIYQTRVYPSKQFDVLKDDYDYVLISSVLFGLVFATMITKRLAQVKLLNRAWR
- the EMC1 gene encoding ER membrane protein complex subunit 1 isoform X1; translation: MAAGLWALLLLPVAAAVYEDQVGKFDWRQQYVGKLKFASLEASQGSKKLIVATEKNVVAALNSRSGEILWRHVDKGTPEGAIDAMLIHGQDAITVSNAGRILRSWETNIGGLNWETSLDTGSFQVASLVGLQDAVKYVAVLKKAAISLHYLSNGHQKWVEHLPESENTQYQLLYSHGTGVIHVLGIVPQSHLNILTYSVEDGEITKQSRVAAPWLRSLNSVCSVVGEAVLVCVDMDTHSLYVCSLEKEQEMKQIPLQSLELEFADGFQPRILATQPSVTSASRTQFFLQLSPSHFSLLQYKHGLLSHLRDFQQAALVSFATTGEKTVAAVLTCRSELKPGGSDGLHAGSALEDSGKQESLTCSNQTYNINLYLVETGQRLLDTTITFNLEQSGAKPQQLYIQVFLKKDDSVGYRALVQTEDHMLMFLQQPGKVVWSREESLAEVVSLEMVDLPLTGAQAELEGEFGKKAAIQDGLLGMFLKRLSSQLILLQAWTAHLWKMFYDARKPRSQIKNEINIDNLARDEFNLQKMMVMVTASGKLFGIESSSGTILWKQYLRNVRPGSSFKLMVQRTTAHFPHPPQCTLLVKDKETKMSFLYVFNPIFGKRSQVAPPVLKRPILQTLLLPIMDQDYAKVLLLIDDEYKVTAFPATKNVLRQLEEIAHSIFFYLVDAEQGKLSGFRLKRDLSTEESWEVIIPTEVQRIVTVKGKRSNEHVHSQGRVMGDRSVLYKSLNPNLLAVVTESTDTHHERTFIGIYLIDGVTGRIIHSSVQKKAKGPVHMVHSENWVVYQYWNTKARRNEFTVLELYEGTEQYNATAFSSLDRPILPQVLQQSYIFPSAISAMEATITERGITSRHLLVGLPSGAILSLPKALLDPRRPEIPTEQSREENLIPYSPDVQIHAERFINYNQTISRMRGIYTAPSGLESTCLVVAYGLDIYQTRVYPSKQFDVLKDDYDYVLISSVLFGLVFATMITKRLAQVKLLNRAWR